A region of Brevundimonas sp. NIBR10 DNA encodes the following proteins:
- a CDS encoding VOC family protein, giving the protein MRYLHTMVRVADLDAALHFWRDLLGLVETRRIDNEKGRFTLVFLAADADVPRSQAERSPEVELTYNWDPEVYAGGRNFGHLAYKIDDIHAACQRLMDGGVVINRPPRDGHMAFVRSPDGISIELLQEGEALEPVEPWISMPNTGAW; this is encoded by the coding sequence ATGCGATACCTTCACACCATGGTCCGGGTGGCCGACCTGGACGCAGCCCTGCATTTCTGGCGCGACCTGCTGGGTCTGGTCGAGACCCGCCGGATCGACAACGAAAAGGGCCGGTTCACCTTGGTCTTCCTGGCCGCCGACGCCGATGTGCCGCGCAGCCAGGCCGAGCGGTCGCCCGAGGTCGAGTTGACGTACAACTGGGATCCGGAGGTCTATGCCGGCGGCCGCAATTTCGGACACCTGGCCTACAAGATCGACGACATCCACGCGGCCTGCCAGCGGTTGATGGACGGCGGCGTGGTCATCAACCGGCCGCCCCGCGACGGGCATATGGCCTTCGTCCGCTCGCCCGACGGCATCTCCATCGAACTGCTTCAGGAGGGCGAGGCGCTGGAACCGGTCGAGCCCTGGATCTCGATGCCGAACACGGGCGCATGGTGA